CGTTCTTATGGCCTGCCTGCTGGCCCCTTACCTGCGCAAGTTCGGCAAGTTCACCGTGCCGGCCTTCATCGCCGATCGCTATTATTCCAAAGCCGCGGCAGCCACGGCGGTTATTTGTCTGCTGGTCGCGTCGATCACCTATATCATCGGCCAGATGACGGGTGTCGGCGTCACCTTTTCGCGTTTTCTCGGTGTCACCAACGAGATGGGGATCTACCTCGGCATGGGTATCGTTTTCTGCTACGCGGTCTTCGGCGGCATGAAGGGCATCACCTACACCCAGGTTGCGCAGTACTGCGTGCTGATTTCTGCCTACACCATCCCGGCCATTTTCATCTCCTTCCAGCTCACCGGCAATCCCATCCCACAGTTAGGCCTGGGCGGGTCTCTGGTGGGTGAGGACGTCAGCCTGCTGGCCAAGCTCGATCAGGTCGTCACCGACCTCGGCTTCAGCGAGTACACCACGGCTATCCCCGGCAGCAAGCTCAACATGTTTGTTTACACCATCTCGCTGATGATCGGTACCGCGGGTCTGCCCCACGTTATCATCCGTTTCTTCACCGTGCCCACGGTCGCAGCGGCGCGCTCTTCCGCCGGCTGGGCGCTGGTCTTCATCGCCATTCTCTACACCACCGCACCCGCGGTGGCCGCCATGGCCCGCATGAACCTGCACGCAACCGTCAACCATGCGGTTATGGACGGCGGCGACATGTTCGCGCCCGAAAACAGTCTGATTTACGAAGAGCGCCCGGCCTGGATGGAGCGCTGGGAAGTCACCGGCCTGCTGCGCTGGGAAGACAAGAACAACGACGGCCGTATCCAGTACTACAACGACAGAACCACCAATCCCGAAGTGCTGGCCAATGTTGAGCGCGCCGGCTGGGCCGGCAACGAGTTGACGGTCAACGCCGACATCATCGTTCTCGCCAACCCGGAAATCGCCCTGCTGCCCAACTGGGTCATCGCCCTGGTTGCCGCCGGCGGTGTCGCCGCGGCGCTCTCCACCGCAGCGGGCCTGCTTCTGGCGATCTCTTCGGCAATCTCCCATGACCTAATGAAGAAAATCTGGTTCCCGGACATGAGCGAAAAGGCTGAACTGCTGTCCGGTAAAATCGCCATGGCCGGCTCCATCGTCGTCGCCGGTTACCTGGGTCTTAATCCGCCAGGGTTTGCCGCGGGAACCGTGGCCCTGGCCTTCGGTATCGCCGCGTGCTCGATCTTCCCGGCGCTCATGATGGGTATCTTCAACAAGAACATGTGCAAGTACGGCGCTATTGCCGGTATGAGTGCCGGTCTGCTTGTCACCCTGTTCTACGTGTTTGCTCACAAGGGTATCTTCTTCGTCCGGGGCACGGAGTTCGTCGGGCTGATCGGCGGGCCCAACTCCTTCTTCGGCATTACCCCCGAGGCCTTCGGCGCCATCGGCGCGCTGATCAACTTCGGCACCGCCTATGTAGTGAGCAAGTTCACCCCGCCGCCGCCGGATCACATCCAGCACATGGTCGAAGACGTGCGTACACCGCGCGGCTCTAAGTCCATCACCGGCGCCCATTGATCGTGGAGCCACAGTGCTGATCAGGATATGATGTCTGATCACCCGACCCCGCCGGCCACCCCGGCGGGGTTTTTTTCCACAATTTTATTGATTGATTCGACAGGGTCGGGTAAAAGAACGGCAGGTGGTAACTATTCAACTGCAATGCCTATTCGCAGCTCAGGCCGCGGCGGTTGAATGCCGCAGTCTATGTCTAGGCCGCAGGCGAGCTTTTGCCGGAAGAGATGCCACCACGGCCTGAGGGTCATGCCAAGCAGTTGCCATCAATGATAAGGGAGAGTGTTTCAGAATGGCTTTTGATGCCGGTATCGTCTTAATTTGGATTTTGTTTCTTGCGTTGTTCCCCTTGGCGTTTTTCTGGTTACGCCGGGCCTGGAGAATTTTTGTCAAGCGCGACTACTCGGAGGTCGCCCTCAAGCGCGGAGAATCTCCGCCAAACCCGAAGAAATGGGCCCCGGCGACGGGGATCCTCAACTTGTTCGCGGGCGCGATCGCACTGTGGATCATTCTCGGCGTCCCCTTGTGGGTCGCGACCGGAATCAGCATCGGGCCTTTTCACGAATTTGATGTATGGAGCGCCGTGGCAGGCTCGACGATCTGGATCAAA
The nucleotide sequence above comes from Geoalkalibacter ferrihydriticus DSM 17813. Encoded proteins:
- a CDS encoding sodium:solute symporter family protein, with translation MDLQVLTYLVVGATFALYIGIAIWARAGSTSDFYVAGGGVNPITNGMATAADWMSAASFISMAGLISNMGYGGGLFLMGWTGGYVLMACLLAPYLRKFGKFTVPAFIADRYYSKAAAATAVICLLVASITYIIGQMTGVGVTFSRFLGVTNEMGIYLGMGIVFCYAVFGGMKGITYTQVAQYCVLISAYTIPAIFISFQLTGNPIPQLGLGGSLVGEDVSLLAKLDQVVTDLGFSEYTTAIPGSKLNMFVYTISLMIGTAGLPHVIIRFFTVPTVAAARSSAGWALVFIAILYTTAPAVAAMARMNLHATVNHAVMDGGDMFAPENSLIYEERPAWMERWEVTGLLRWEDKNNDGRIQYYNDRTTNPEVLANVERAGWAGNELTVNADIIVLANPEIALLPNWVIALVAAGGVAAALSTAAGLLLAISSAISHDLMKKIWFPDMSEKAELLSGKIAMAGSIVVAGYLGLNPPGFAAGTVALAFGIAACSIFPALMMGIFNKNMCKYGAIAGMSAGLLVTLFYVFAHKGIFFVRGTEFVGLIGGPNSFFGITPEAFGAIGALINFGTAYVVSKFTPPPPDHIQHMVEDVRTPRGSKSITGAH